The nucleotide sequence GCGGCGTTCCGGCCTGACCGCCGGCGCCGCCGCGGTGGGCGCTGCCCTGCCGCCGGCCATGATGCGCCGGGCGGAGGCCGCCGGCGGCGAGTACTCGCCCAAGGCCGATGTCCCCACCGAAATCCGTCGGTCGGTGTGCACGCACTGCTCCGTCGGTTGTGGTGTCATCGCCGAGATTCAGGACGGCGTCTGGACGGGCCAGGAGCCGGACTTCGACTCGCCGCTGAACCTCGGTTCGCACTGTGCCAAGGGCGCCGCCCTGCGCGAGCACGGCGTTGGCGAGAAGCGCGTCAAGTACCCGATGAAGCTCGAGGGTGGACGCTGGCGGCGCCTGAGCTGGGACGACGCCATCAACGAGATCGGCGACCGCTTCATGCAGATCCGCGAAGAGAATGGGCCGGATGCGGTATGGTGGTGCGGCTCGTCCAAGGCGAGCAACGAGGGTTCCTACCTGCAGCGCAAGTTCGTCGCCTTTTGGGGCACGAACAACATCGACCATCAGGCGCGCATCTGTCACTCCACCACCGTCGCCGGCGTGGCCAACACCTGGGGCTACGGGGCGATGACGAACAGCTATAACGACATGCACAACAGCAAGTGCATGTTCTTCATTGGCTCGAACGCCGCCGAAGCCCACCCCGTGTCGATGCAGCACATTCTCCGCGCCAAGGAGAACGGCGCGAAGATGATCGTGGCCGACCCGCGCTTCACCCGCACGGCGGCGCATGCGGACATGCATGTGCGATTCCGCCCGGGAACCGACGTCGCGCTGGTCTGGGGCGTGCTGTGGCACGTCTTCGATAACGGGTGGGAGGACACGGAGTACCTCCGCCAGCGCGTCTACGGCATGGACAAGGTCCGCGAGGTGGTGGCCGATTACCCGCCCGACGTGGTGGAGAACATCACGGGGGTCGACCGCGACACTGTCTTCAACATGGCCAAGACCATGGCCGAGAACCGCCCCGGGACGCTGGTCTGGTGCATGGGCGGAACCCAGCACCACATCGGCAACAACAACACCCGTGCCTACTGCGTGCTGCAGCTCGCGCTCGGCAACATCGGCGTCTCCGGAGGCGGGGCCAACATCTTCCGTGGCCACGACAACGTGCAGGGCGCGACGGACGTCGGGCCGAACTCCCATACCCTGCCCGGCTACTACGGCCTTTCGGAGGGAGCCTGGCGACACTGGGCGCGTGTGTGGGACGTGGACTTCGACTACCTCAAGTCCCGCTTCGACGACGGCCGCTACGACTCCGGGACTGGCAGCCAGGCGCATCCCATGAACATTCCCGGCATCCCGGTGTCCCGGTGGATCGACGGCGTTTTGGAGGACCCCGAGAACCTGCAGCAGAGCGCCAACACCCGCGCGGTGTTCTTCCAGGGGCACGCGGTGAACAGCCAGAGCCGCGGGCCGGAGATGAAGGAGGCCATCGAGAAGCTCGACCTGGTTGTGATCTCCGATCCCTACCCGACCCATCTCGCCGTCATGAGCGAGCGCACGGACGGCGTCTACCTCCTGCCGACCTGCACCCAGTTCGAGCAGGTGGGATCGGTGACCGCGTCCAACCGATCGCTGCAGTGGCGCGAGAAGGTCGTGGAGCCGCTGTTCGAGTCCAAGCCGGACGCCGCCGTGCTGTACCTGCTCGCGCAGAAGTTCGGCTTTGCCGAGGAGATGTTCAAGCACATCGCGGTGGACGGCGACATGCCAAGCCCGGAGGACACCCTGCGGGAGATCAACCGCGGAACGTGGACCATCGGCTACACCGGTCAGAGCCCGGAGCGCCTGAAGCTGCATCTCGAGCACAAGCGCAGCTTCGACACCACCACGCTGCGAGCGGTGGGCGGTCCGGCCGACGGCGACTACTACGGCCTGCCGTGGCCGTGCTGGGGCAACCCGGAGATGAAGCACCCCGGCACCCACGTGCTCTATGACCCGAGTCAGCCGGTCAAGGACGGTGGCCTCACCTTCCGTGCGCGCTTCGGCGTCGAGCACGACGGCGAGAATCTGCTCGCGGAAGGCTCATACTCCGTGGATTCGGAGCTCCAGGACGGCTACCCGGAGTTTACCTTCGGCATCCTGCGCCAGCTTGGCTGGCACCGGGACCTGAGCCGCGACGAGCTCCAGGCCATCGCCGACGTCGCGGGTGTCGAGCTGCCGTCGAGCCTCAACGACGCCTCCGACGAGGTGCTTGCGGCGCTGGACGGGGTGAACTGGAAGACCGACCTCTCCGGCGGCATCCAGCGGGTGGTTATCAATCACGGCTGCGCCCCGTTCGGCAATGCCAAGGCGCGCTGTGAGGTCTGGCAGTGGCCGGACCCCATCCCGGTGCACCGCGAGCCCCTGTACACGCCGCGCCGGGATCTGGTCTCCGATTATCCGACCTACGACGACCTCAAAAACACGGTCTACCGTCTGCCGACCCGCTACGCCTCGATCCAGGCGGATGACTACTCGCAGGACTATCCGCTGGTTTTCACCAGCGGCCGTCTGACCGAGTACGAAGGTGGTGGCGAGGAGACCCGCTCCAATCCCTGGCTGGCCGAGTTGCAGCAGGACATGTTCGTCGAGATCCACCCGGCGGACGCCTATGACCGCGGCATCGAGGACGGTCAGTCGGTCTGGCTGGACGGCCCTGAGGGTGGAAGCATCAAGATCAAGGCCATGCTCACCGAGCGCGTGGGTCGCGGCGTGGTCTGGACGCCCTTCCACTTCGGCGGCTGGTTCCAGGGGCAGGATCTGCTCGACCGTTACCCCGAGGGTACAGCCCCCTATGTGCGCGGCGAAGCCTGCAACACGGCGACGACGTATGGCTACGACATCGTCACCCAGATGCAGGAAACCAAGACCACGCTCTGCCAGATCCGCGCCGCCTGAGGCGGAAGAATTCTAGGAGGAGTGCCAGATGGCCAGAATGAAGTTCCTCTGTGACGCCGAGCGCTGCATCGAGTGCAACGCCTGCGTCACCGCCTGCAAGAACGAGAACGAGGTGCCGTGGGGCGTTAACCGGCGCCGCGTGGTCACCATGAACGACGGCGTGCCCGGCGAGAAGTCGATCTCGGTCGCCTGCATGCACTGCACCGACGCCCCGTGTGCGGCGGTCTGCCCGGTGGACTGCTTCTACACCACCGAGGACGGCATCGTCCTGCACGACAAGGACCTCTGCATCGGCTGCGGCTACTGCTTCTACGCCTGTCCCTTCGGCGCGCCGCAGTATCCGCAGCAGGAGGCCTTCGGCGTCCGCGGCAAGATGGACAAGTGCACCTTCTGCGCCGGCGGCCCTGTCGAGGACAACAGCAACGCCGAGTACGAGAAGTACGGCGCCAACCGCGTGGCCGAGGGCAAGCTGCCCGCCTGCGCGGAAATGTGCTCGACCAAGGCCCTGCTCGCCGGTGACGGCGACATGGTGGCGGACATCTACCGCGAGCGGATCATGCGCCGCTCCGGCAGACCGCAGACCTGGGGTTGGGACAAGGCATACGGCGAGGGCGTATAGCGCCCCCGCCGGAAGGAGTCTCCAATGCGATTACCCCTCAGGGTAGGCGCGCTGGCGGCGCTCGGGCTAACGGCCCTGGCGCTCGCCGGCTGCTACGAGTCGCCCGACGATGTCACGCTGCACGAGCCCGGGGTCTACAAGGGGCCGAGCGATCCGTTACGCAACAAGCTGGATGACGGCGAGCTCCAGCAGTCGCTGGAGCAGCGCTTCAGCGGGCAGACGGACCGGTGAGGTCGGCGATGATGCGAGCAGGAGCAGTCGCCCGCCTCGCGACCGGGGCTGCCTTCGCCCTGCTGCTCCTCGCGGGCTGCAGCAACGAGGGCGCCTACGGGGATCCCTGGACCAATCGCGCCCAGGAGGAACGCCTTGGCGACGAGGGCGAGCGCGACCCCGAGACGGCCAAGGCGCTGCGCGAGCGGGCGCGATACAACCAGGCTGACCGCTGACGGCGGCGGCGACGGAGGATGCGCAGATGAGTGATCAGGACGCAGCAAAGGCCAGGCGCCGGCGCGCCCACATGAAGGTCATGCTCTGGAGTCTGCTGGTCATCGCGCTCGGCGCGATGGTGGCGCCCCTCGGCGGATACGTCTACGTCGAGGTGGCCCAGGCGCAGAGCGGGTTCGAGAACGGCAATCCGCGGTCCGATACCTGGGGTGCCGTGCGCGAGGGCGTCAGCGGCACGACCACCGTGCAGGGTCCGGAGGCGGGCGTCCTCATCCAGAACGGGGGGCAGAACTGGCGGCAGCTGCGCAACGCCATCGCCGCCGGGGTCATGCCCTGGTTCATGGCCGCGGCGCTGATCGGCATCGCTCTGGTGATGGCGATCTTCGGCCGTAACCGGCTCGACCAGCCGCCGTCAGGCAAGGTCGTGCCGCGCTGGAAGCTCTGGGAGCGCGTGCTGCACTGGACGACGGCGACGCTGTTTATCGTCCTCGCCATTACCGGCCTCAGCCTGCTGTTCGGGCGAGCGGTGCTCATCCCGGTGCTCGGCGCGGGTGGGTTCGCCGCCTACGCCGGCTTCGCGATGACCCTGCACAATTACGTGGGCCCGGTGTTCACCGCCTGCGTGGCGATCATGATCCTGGCCTGGGTGCGCCACAACATCCCCAGCCGTGCGGACTGGGAGTGGTTCAAGGCGGGCGGCGGTTTCCTCAAGGGCAAGCACCCGCCGGCGGGCCGCATGAACGGGGGCGAGAAGGTCTGGTTCTGGTTCATCGCCCTGGTGGGTGGTCTGGTCTGCGCCACGGGCGTGGTTCTGGACTTCCCCATCTGGGGCCAGACCCGCGAGACCATGCAGCTCGCCAGCCTGGTACACGCCATCGCCGCCATTCTCTGGGTGAGCCTGTTCTTCGGCCACGCCTGGATCGGCACCCTCGGCACCGAGGGCGCGATCGATGGCATGACCACGGGCTATTCCAGCTCCGAGTGGGCGAAGCAGCACCACGATCTCTGGTACGAGCAGGTCAAGGATCAGGAAGTGGACGCCAGCGAGGTGGGCCTCACTGCCGGCAAGGCGGCAAAGACCCCATCCGAGGGCACCAGCCCCGGCTGACCCCCGGACCGTTCACGGCCTGCCTACAGGCAGGCGCCTCTGTCGAAAGCCGCGTCAGCCCATGAGCTGACGCGGCTTTTTTCATGCTGACGTGTCGTCCCGGCTCGTTCGGGCTAGCCGGCAGCCGTGAATCGGCGAGATACGCGGGCTTCCCGCAATGCATTGATCCGCGGGGCTGCGGGACGGATCAACGGCCGTGCCCGGTGCCGAGGCGGGGTGGGAGCGCGCGGGACACGCCGTGAATACGTCCGTGTAGGCTCGAAGGCGACATCCCTGTCGCCTGCGGTCCCGCGCGCTCCCACCCCGCCTCGCACTGGCGACGCCGTCGTAACTTCCGCGGCCAACGGGATGCCAGAGGGAGACGTAACCCGGCCATCGTGCAGCGCTCATTGCCTCCGGGTTCTTTCACACCCCGTTGCGGCCGGGGTGCTAGTGCCCGCGGACTGGCCAGCGGCGCCGGCAGTGCTGGGATCGGTGGGCCCGAGTGGGACCGTAGGCGAGAGGGACCTCGCCTACGAGCCTACACGGACGTATTCACGGCGTGTCCCACTCGGGCCCACCGATCCCAGCACCGGGCAACCACCGTAACGCGATGCCCG is from Spiribacter halobius and encodes:
- a CDS encoding formate dehydrogenase subunit alpha, whose product is MKLIRKQSAGGEGAARRGGIFGVLDSPMDRRTFLRRSGLTAGAAAVGAALPPAMMRRAEAAGGEYSPKADVPTEIRRSVCTHCSVGCGVIAEIQDGVWTGQEPDFDSPLNLGSHCAKGAALREHGVGEKRVKYPMKLEGGRWRRLSWDDAINEIGDRFMQIREENGPDAVWWCGSSKASNEGSYLQRKFVAFWGTNNIDHQARICHSTTVAGVANTWGYGAMTNSYNDMHNSKCMFFIGSNAAEAHPVSMQHILRAKENGAKMIVADPRFTRTAAHADMHVRFRPGTDVALVWGVLWHVFDNGWEDTEYLRQRVYGMDKVREVVADYPPDVVENITGVDRDTVFNMAKTMAENRPGTLVWCMGGTQHHIGNNNTRAYCVLQLALGNIGVSGGGANIFRGHDNVQGATDVGPNSHTLPGYYGLSEGAWRHWARVWDVDFDYLKSRFDDGRYDSGTGSQAHPMNIPGIPVSRWIDGVLEDPENLQQSANTRAVFFQGHAVNSQSRGPEMKEAIEKLDLVVISDPYPTHLAVMSERTDGVYLLPTCTQFEQVGSVTASNRSLQWREKVVEPLFESKPDAAVLYLLAQKFGFAEEMFKHIAVDGDMPSPEDTLREINRGTWTIGYTGQSPERLKLHLEHKRSFDTTTLRAVGGPADGDYYGLPWPCWGNPEMKHPGTHVLYDPSQPVKDGGLTFRARFGVEHDGENLLAEGSYSVDSELQDGYPEFTFGILRQLGWHRDLSRDELQAIADVAGVELPSSLNDASDEVLAALDGVNWKTDLSGGIQRVVINHGCAPFGNAKARCEVWQWPDPIPVHREPLYTPRRDLVSDYPTYDDLKNTVYRLPTRYASIQADDYSQDYPLVFTSGRLTEYEGGGEETRSNPWLAELQQDMFVEIHPADAYDRGIEDGQSVWLDGPEGGSIKIKAMLTERVGRGVVWTPFHFGGWFQGQDLLDRYPEGTAPYVRGEACNTATTYGYDIVTQMQETKTTLCQIRAA
- the fdh3B gene encoding formate dehydrogenase FDH3 subunit beta; this translates as MARMKFLCDAERCIECNACVTACKNENEVPWGVNRRRVVTMNDGVPGEKSISVACMHCTDAPCAAVCPVDCFYTTEDGIVLHDKDLCIGCGYCFYACPFGAPQYPQQEAFGVRGKMDKCTFCAGGPVEDNSNAEYEKYGANRVAEGKLPACAEMCSTKALLAGDGDMVADIYRERIMRRSGRPQTWGWDKAYGEGV
- a CDS encoding formate dehydrogenase subunit gamma, giving the protein MSDQDAAKARRRRAHMKVMLWSLLVIALGAMVAPLGGYVYVEVAQAQSGFENGNPRSDTWGAVREGVSGTTTVQGPEAGVLIQNGGQNWRQLRNAIAAGVMPWFMAAALIGIALVMAIFGRNRLDQPPSGKVVPRWKLWERVLHWTTATLFIVLAITGLSLLFGRAVLIPVLGAGGFAAYAGFAMTLHNYVGPVFTACVAIMILAWVRHNIPSRADWEWFKAGGGFLKGKHPPAGRMNGGEKVWFWFIALVGGLVCATGVVLDFPIWGQTRETMQLASLVHAIAAILWVSLFFGHAWIGTLGTEGAIDGMTTGYSSSEWAKQHHDLWYEQVKDQEVDASEVGLTAGKAAKTPSEGTSPG